From one Motacilla alba alba isolate MOTALB_02 chromosome 8, Motacilla_alba_V1.0_pri, whole genome shotgun sequence genomic stretch:
- the IER5 gene encoding immediate early response gene 5 protein: protein MEFKLEAHRIVSISLGKIYSARGQRGGLKLHKNLLVSLVLRSARQVYLSEPGYPPEPPPAAAGHPEEEPPPRTAAWAAEEPPPPQDEAGRDCQGPRPQRCCCGENRGGCAGASPPPHCPRKRSAGERGQAGSPVKKPRREEEEPPPLPPPPPPSPPGEQEDMETGNVASLISIFGSSFSGLLSKEPKGRRRPPLDGGEAAAGPAPAEAAAEPGQICCDEPVLRTLNPWSTAIVAF, encoded by the coding sequence ATGGAGTTCAAGCTGGAGGCGCATCGCATCGTCAGCATCTCACTAGGCAAAATCTACAGCGCGCGGGGCCAGCGCGGCGGCCTGAAGCTGCACAAGAACCTCCTGGTGTCGCTGGTGCTGCGCAGCGCCCGACAGGTCTACCTGAGCGAGCCGGGCTACCCGCCCGAGCCgccccccgcggccgccgggcACCCCGAGGAGGAGCCGCCGCCCCGCACCGCCGCCTGGGCGGCCGAGGAGCCGCCGCCCCCGCAGGACGAGGCGGGGAGGGACTGCCAGGGCCCCCGGCCGCAGCGCTGTTGCTGCGGCGAGAACCGCGGGGGCTGCGCCGGGGCCTCCCCGCCGCCGCACTGCCCCCGCAAGCGGAGCGCCGGCGAGCGCGGCCAGGCGGGCTCCCCGGTGAAGAAGCCCCGCCGCGAGGAAgaggagccgccgccgctgccgccacCACCGCCGCCTTCGCCGCCGGGCGAGCAGGAGGACATGGAGACGGGCAACGTGGCCAGCCTCATCAGCATCTTCGGCTCCAGCTTCTCGGGACTGCTCAGCAAGGAGCCCAAGGGCCGCCGGCGACCGCCTCTGGACGGCGGCGAGGCGGCGGCAGGCCCAGCGCCCGCCGAGGCGGCGGCCGAGCCGGGACAGATATGCTGCGACGAGCCGGTGCTGCGGACCCTCAACCCTTGGAGCACGGCCATCGTGGCCTTCTGA